One Methylobacterium sp. AMS5 genomic region harbors:
- the lspA gene encoding signal peptidase II, with protein sequence MTAFRSGLIAVLATLVLDQASKLWLYFGTDLVMTQPWRLAPFADFVVVWNRGVSYGLFQQEGGFGRWLLVAVSLAAAFGLSVWMYRAGSRLLAVALGLIVGGALGNAIDRAAYGAVFDFVHLHAGTWSWYVFNVADAAIVAGVIGLILDSLRPTQRSPSRDVAGNGGRPQA encoded by the coding sequence GTGACCGCCTTCCGCTCCGGCCTGATCGCGGTGCTGGCCACGCTGGTCCTCGATCAGGCCTCCAAGCTCTGGCTCTATTTCGGCACCGACCTCGTGATGACGCAGCCCTGGCGGCTGGCGCCGTTCGCGGACTTCGTCGTGGTGTGGAATCGGGGCGTCTCCTACGGCCTGTTCCAGCAGGAGGGCGGGTTCGGGCGCTGGCTGCTCGTGGCCGTCTCGCTCGCCGCCGCCTTCGGCCTGTCGGTGTGGATGTATCGGGCCGGCTCGCGGCTGCTCGCGGTGGCGCTCGGCCTCATCGTCGGCGGCGCGCTCGGCAACGCCATCGACCGGGCGGCCTACGGGGCGGTGTTCGACTTCGTCCACCTGCACGCGGGAACATGGTCCTGGTACGTGTTCAACGTGGCGGATGCGGCCATCGTCGCGGGCGTGATCGGGTTGATCCTCGACAGCCTGCGGCCGACCCAGCGCTCTCCGTCCAGGGACGTCGCGGGGAACGGCGGTCGTCCCCAGGCTTGA